AAATGTCGTGATGAAGGCACGTCAGATAGGGACGAGGATGCCCCGACCTGGCTTTGGCGAAAACTCTAATTAAGGGGGTGTTTTCGGTTGCATCCGCGCCAGCGTCGCGATGGAGCGTGCTGCAAGCGCGGCATGGCGGCTGGGGTCTTCCTTGACATGACTCCGATCCCCTGCCGGTGTTCTGCAAACTCCTGCAGGGTCGGTGTTGCAGATTGACTTCCCTGCCTCTCTTCTCACCATGGACTAATCTGTGTACTGTGAGTGAACCAGTGGCCAGACACGTGCCCGCGGCGTCTGGCCCATGGCGTTTCCCATCCTCTTTGCTCATCACGGATGTCGCGGGAGTCGAATCGTGGCAGCATCTCCACCACCCGCCCGTCCGTCAAGGTGACAGCACAAGCGAGGCTCCTCTTTTCAACTCTCAAGGTAGTCGGGCGTGTGTCGGGAGTTTGTCAAGACAAGTCTTATCAGGTCATGCTATACCTCGCCGTTGAGTGTGTTCGGACGCCCACGCGGCGGTCTAGACTTCTGCCACAACGATTCTGTCTGCCCACCCACGCGTCAATGCCTCGGATCGTGGGACATGTACACGTAAGAAAGTGTGGTCTTTGCTCTGCTCAGGGCCGACAATGGACAATGCGTCTCcgggaagagggaaggaagaaaaaaaaaacacgTTGCTTGGTGGCAGGACATTACTCGTACAAATGCTACGGCGGAAATCCGAGCATCCGTGATCCCCGTCTAGTTTCGCGAGGTGCGGAGCCGCCCACGTTTTCGGCCGAGCGGCGTGTTTCCGGGTCCCGAGGCAAACTGACTCGGTGATCGGCCAAACGGACAAAGTAGGTCCGGCCGTCCTCTTCAGGGTCCGGAGAATGGGGGCTCGGAGGTGATGTCGTCGGAGGCCGCACGTAGAGGTGGATATCATCTTGGGGCCCTACATTGCGTAGTAGAAGTTCAGGTAACAGATATAGGTTGGGCCACATAGTCTCCCCCTGTGAGATTAACACGGCTTCATGGGGTCCAAGTGGGAGTGGCCGCATGCAGATCTCACACAAACAGCGTCCTTACCTTTCATCACGAACCGTGTATTGCACACTAAGCGTTTGGTCGGTCTTCTTAGTACTGTCATCTGTTCTGGAGTGGCAGGCAAGCAGGTCATAGGTCCGTCAATCCTATTCCCTAAAACGTTAGTATGTCATCTTGGCAGGCACATCTAGTCCCTGGATTTGCTGATAAAAATGGGACTTGGTTGAGAGAAACGAAAAAGATCTTCATACAGACCCAAAATAGTGAGGCTGCCGTTCTTGGAAGCTGGGCGTAGGTTCTTGGCTCCGATGGATGTCCTTCTGAATCATGTTCGATGTCCACTTACTGTAAATCTGTCATGAGATCGTTTTGCATGACGTAGTTGGAGACGTGTCGTCAAACTCTCGAGTGGTGTTGTCTTCATTTATATAGAATAGGATCTACAGCCCCGACTGTCCGCGGTATCCGTGGTGTATGCATCATGACAACATCAAAAGGTGCCAGTGTCGTCCATGTATCCTATGTCACTGGACCTGCATACTTGGAGCGCAAGAAATCTCCACGTCGAAGATGTCAATAACATTGCTAAAAAAGGGTCGGCTGAAAGTCATGCGCTCTCTTGAATTTGAGCGGCCGCTTGTTTCTCTTCTGCGCAAATAGTAATTAGACATTCGAACCTGGCTTGACGTCAGTTCGTTGACACAAAAACTCAAACCATGAATCGTGTGTTTACTTCTCAGGCAGCATTGGAACCTCAAATCAGATTTATGGTTTGAGTTGGGTGTTGCTGCATGccaaaaataaaataaaaatcGAAAGCATCCACGACCTTGTGTGCGATTTGTAATCCCAAATTCCAAACAAATTCTTTTTGTTATCGCTTGACGACTTGACTCACAAGTAAGTCGTTCACAGATAGGCCATTCGGAAGCACAGAAACAGGTACCCACGACCATGAAAAGTGTTGGGACACAAGTAAGAGAACTTGTGTTGGTATCTCGGACACCCCTGGGTTAAGAGATTGATGTATCCAACAATTCTTTGGTCCAAGCCAGTGGTATGTACGGCATCATCAACTGCAAGGACGTCAGGGGCGCTATGCAGAGTAAAGAGGTCAACTCAGGGATGCGTGTGAACTAGTGACTAAATTGATCCTTGGCTTCTATTCTCTAATATTAGGGAGACAGAAACCCTTGTATAGACCTCTGAGACCTCCGGAGAGAGGCTCTGGGGAGCCACTGGCGCTATGATGTCTTTCCAAAAGTCTGACCTGATTGCCCAGAGAGGTCGTTACAGGCCTCTCGTATCCTTGACAACCTCCCATCCATGTCTCCAAATTTTCTCAACCTCTGTGACCCAGAGACACGCTTGTAGGCTCGTGACAGGCCTAGAGGCTGGAATACGGCAATGCTGAGCGTTGTGTGAAGTATTTGTGCATCATCATAGTCTCCAGCGGGTCTTGTTCCGAGAGTCACCCAGAGCAGAGCGAGATTGCCGTGATCAGCAGGCATTGAGTCACACAAACAATTAACTCGACGATTGCCTACAATACACCAGATTTCCTATGATCCGGAAACTGATGATAATGTGTTGGGGGCCTCGGTGTTTGGAACTGAGTTCTCTTTGAAAGCCGCTAATCTGGAGTCATCTGGACAAACACTTGAGCAGCTGGGTACTGCCGTTTCTAAAATGAAAGGCGCCCCGGTAAGAATCTCAGCTCCCTTACTTATGTAAACTCGACCCCGGGCAACTCGCCAGTCATGTGACGAACTTCCTCACACAGAATCTCCTTGTCAAAGTGGATGCCGCGAAGTGCCGGATATCCGACGGGAGTGTTGCGGCAACGTCGCTTAATCGGAAGCGCCCATCCCGTCATTTAGACCGCCAATGGCGGAGAAAAATGCGCTATTCTCAATGTGTGTCTCTGTCCGAGATCTTGAGCAATAGAATCATCCGCAGTCCCCTGGGCCTCGGCTTGCCATACACCGCAATCATCCACGAACCCCTGCCTTGGCAGCATCGTGCCAAGTTGCCAGCCAACAGACCAATCAAGGGACCATCGGCCTGCCTTATCACTCGGCCGAATCGCCACTGCCCTAAACTTTGCCGGCACTAAGGCTGAAAGATTGAACTAGGTGACGATATTCCCGAGCCTAAGAGCGACTCCAAAGAGGAAAGTGGTATCCTGCTGCGGACCCTCTCGTACAACGCTCCTCGGGCATCGGCCTCACGATGTTTCCTATTCAGGGAGGAGCTCAGTTGAGGGCCGACCTAAAGTTTAGGTCAGAACCTGTTTCCCCTCCATCTGACAGATTATGGAGGCTGTCTTGAGTGGAATGGATAGCTTTACGGGAACGACGGCATCGTGAGAGCTATCGACCTGCGATATGAAGCATAGCGGCTTCGTTGACAACGAGAGGAGAACACGACATGATTGCCGAGTAGCCGGCACGTTGAGTGCGTCTTGTATCTCTATAAAGATGCCCGTGAACCAGCGCCAAGAGCATTGAGATTTGGACCAGCATCGCCAGCAGCAACTTCAAGAGCCCCAAAGCCAACTCAATATCTGTTCTCGGTTCCCCGTCGTCGCAACCTCCATTGAGATACGATGAAGTTCAGCGCattcatcctcgccgccgccggcattgtcgccgccgcccctggcACCAAGCTGGTTCAACGCAACTACTCGCCCCTCGTCCCTCGCTCTGCCCGCGCCAGGTACAGCTCCGCCCCGAACCAGAGGCTCTCCGTCGATTCTCTCGACTTACTCAAGTCCACCGGCGAGAAGAACGTCGACTACTCGGGCAActgggccggcgccgtcaagaTCGGGACGGGCTACAACCACGTCACCGGCACCATCACCGTGCCCGAGGTGAGCGGCGCCCGcggggccgccgcctccgcctgggtcggcatcgacggcgacaccTGCCAGACCGCCATCCTCCAGACCGGCATCTCCTTCTACGCCGACGGCACTTTCGACGCCTGGTACGAGTGGATCCCGGACTACGCCTACAACTTCAACAACTTCGGCGTCAGCGTCGGCGACAAGATCCGGATGACGGTCGACGCGTCCTCCAAGACCAAGGGCGTCGCGACCCTCGAGAACCTGACCACCGGGCAGAAGGTCACGCACTCCTTCACCAGCACGCCCTCGTCCCTCTGCGAGACCAACGCCGAGTGGATCGTCGAGGCGTTCCAGGAGAACGGCAGTCAGGTCACCCTCGCTGACTTTGGCACCGTCACCTTCACGGGCGCTGCCGCCTCTGGCTCCGGCGGCTcggtcaccgccgccggcgcggacATCATCGACATCTCGCCCAACAACGGCCGCACGGTCCTTGCTGCGGGCTCCGTCAGTGGCAGCACTGTCACTGTCAAGTATGTTGGCTAGGTTGCCGCCGCTCGGAGATTGCGATGTTACACATCGATGAAGACTCGTTGGGCCAGATGCAGGAGGCTTTTGGGGCTCCCGGATGCGATGGCTGGACAATCTGCTGGACGTGGCTCCGTACATAGCTGGAGTGTCTCTAACATGCAGACAGATTCTTAGGCAAACATACCAAACGGACCGAATTTAGTAGAAAGAGATTCAGTCGTTATTAGATAATTCGTTTGACGTATTCCTCCTTCCTTGCTTTGATGCCCTTGCTTTGATGCGAGGGAATCTTCTCCAAGATAGAATTTGGTGTTTTTCTTCTACAAATACGGCCCACACAACAAATCTTGCATTGCTGCTTTACAAGAACGCCTATGAACTAAACACCATCATCCAGTAGATTCGTGGCAAGCGGGATTCATTTAAATACTGGATGACCGTTGAGACAAATGCGACAGTGTCAAACCAGGCCACATGTATGATTCCAACGCCAGTTGACCGCGTGACGATGAACATTTGCGTGTGACTCGTGTCCACTTTACGAAGCTGCAACCTTATTGATGAACTCATGAGTTGCAAGATTAGCAGGCGCTGTGCTCTTCAAGTTAAAAAGCCATGTTGAACCCGACTTCAGCCAATTTAGACACACAGTGGCACTCCAGACTGCGGAAACCTACCCTCAACATCAATTCGTGAGCCCATCAAAGCTTGCGTTATTCAATTTTGATGTGTGATGTTGTGTAGGCAGCCCAACGATAGGATATGTTTCTCGACCCATGCCGCTGTTTTTCGTTCAGGTACTAACTTTATTATGATTGCCTCACAAAAACAATGGTCCGATTTAAAACCTCAAAAGTATTCATCAACGCAGGAGACCAAGCGTCAAAAGCATGGTCATTGCATTACTATTCAGAAAAGTACGTAAGGATGTAGACGTCTCAAAGATCGCCAATTGCTTCGCAGAGTTCTCCGAAAACACCGAGACTGTCCTGGGTAAACCCTTCATCATCCAACACTCGCACTCTTTCGAAAAGTATAGGTTTAAAGATATCCTACTTCCAGAGGGGGTCCCTTTCTGGTTTGCTAAAGCATGCTACGAGAACATTCGAAACTTCATGTCGCAAAAACGACGCCGTTAATTGCGTGGCAGCAATCAACGCCTTATATATCTACACCCTGCAACATTCCAACTACCGGCGGGGCAGACATGCGAAGACAGTATGTCCAGGTTGCAGAACAGCTCGCCACACTACAGCCTTTAGCCTATTACCAAGCGAAGCAACAAGACAGATGTTCTAGGCGCTGCAATGGATCCAGGTCCATTCGGATAGGCTATTGAGAACGAACAATCTCTCAACCTTCAGATAATTACCTTGACACCTGCATCCCATGAGATTCTCTTCAAGCCTTTCTACCTGGCAAGTATGGTCCAAGCATCCCCTTGCACTTTCAGCTTCATGCTTCTCAGGAGTAGCCAACGCCAGCGGACCCACACCAGCCCAGGTCCTATCCTTAAGAAAGAAAGCATCAAAGAGCAATAACATGCCTTTCGCATGGTCAACCGTGGTCTTGAGCAAGAGGCCCAAAGTAAGGTCTCGGAGCTGGCCATTGATGACATTCAGATCAGGGCAGGGATCACTTGTGGGATCTTCAAGGTACCCGGGCCGTGAGAGGAGTACTAAGAAccggcggccttggtccAGAAACCTGGCTTCGCTACACTGAGACTCAACCTCAAAGAAGGACTGGTGAAGACAAGCACCTGGGTTACTCTGTTATCGAATCCCCAGTGACGAATCGCTTCATCACGCTGCAGTCCATCTTCCCAGTCAAGTTTTAGACGCACTTGACGCACCTTTAGTTTTCGCCATTTCTTTGTTATTATACGATCTCTTTGATATCCTCGAAGCGCTAGTATTCACGTTTTGATCAGCTGGAATGGCGCGAGCGGTCAGCCAAGCCGGGGGGCGTCGTCCGAGATCAGGGTAATGCTAGGATGGCAGGGCGTGCCGTCCTCGTGTATAAAGAGGTGCAAACTTTCCTCTATGGTAGCGGTGAAACCCCCTATCCCGATGTTATACAACCGGGCGTCTGGGTCTTGAGGGTGGGACGCGGATGCAGGAGTGCGGTTGATGTCTTCGAGCCGAGGTTCGATCGTTTGTGGACCACGCTCATTGAGTTGATGTGTTTGGGCATTCGCGGCGGATACGATGAGGATTGAATGGTCTTCGTTTCCGAGTCACAACGTCACAGAACCGGCTTTTCAATGGCGACTTGTTAGACTGCCAGGCTTGACGAGGCTTGGAAAAACCGTTAGCGTCCATCATATCAGACATAGGCAATGGCTTGAAGTCTGTTGTGATGACCTGTCCGGTCGCCCAGGAGTAGGAGCCGTCCAAAACGACACTGACTGCACCCGTGACAGGCCAGCGGCATCTAACTCTTAACTGAACAAAGTAGCATGGACTCATATCGCATGTATACCGTCTTGAGTGATAGAATTGAAGAGTGGGCCTCGAAATCGCGACGCGTTGCTTGGCGTGGCTAGTGTTTTGTCGCCAAGGCCGCAAGCCGGCAGCGAATGTTGACAATGGACTGCGAGAAACGAAGCAAAAGACTGACGGGACGTTTAGTTTGTCAAGGGATATTTATAAGGACGGGGGCTTTTCTTGAACATGCTGATACGTTTTCAGGCTGTCTGATTCTTGTGGAAGTGGTCGACGACTTGGTAGATCGTGTAAGATTTGTGCCCCTTTTAGAAGCTTTGTGCCATTAGTGAACACACCGACTTGGCATGGGGTGGATTAAAGCAGGAACATGGCCAAGGCAGCACCCCATTTTGCTCTCTTTGCATACATAGCCAAGATTCAATACATGGAGGTGAAGTTTTTCGCGTTGGGTTGAGATGGAAATCCACTTTTTTGAGGAAAACAATGCGTCTCGTCAACCAGAAAGCAGCATCACGATGTGAAGCGAGTTTGGCCAGCGAAGAGCGGACAGCATGGCGTGAGTTGTGTTCGTACCAGTCCGATTGTTGGATCCATATGGTGAGGTGTATCCAACGCTATCACGAGCTGCTAACCTCTTCAGGGGCATCCGTATCGATGCACCCAGTTTCCTCGACAGCAGGTGGCCGCGGACAACAGCTCCCTCATTCTCTCACTCTTCCGGCCCCCCCGGCCCTGCGTTCCGACACCAAGTGGGACCACGGACTTCATCCCGAGCTCTCAGACCGTGGAATATCCGCAGTTCTACCGCCGCAACACGCGTGTTGCGCGGTTCAAAAACCAGGACGAGTCTCCAACGAGATCAGTAACCGGCAGCAACTTGACTCCGGGAGGATCGCCAAGAAATTGCCAACCCGGACTGATGCCGACTGAGTTCACAGAACTCGGGAATGTCGCGGGGTTGGAAGAGGTGAAGCAGAAGAGAATAAACAGACTCCACCACTTCAACTCAATTTCTTCAATCGACATTGTCGTCATTCTTCCATCCAcccattcatccatccaAACAAATATCCTCTGGTCGTGCACGGCGGCATGGTGACCAGTGACCAGTGACCGACATGCCGAAGGGGACAGCTGGCGGTGTCCCTGATAAGATCGGTAGACGAGAGCCTCAATCTCGTGCTgggtagagagagagacgacaGCTTGGTATTGATTCTGCAGTGGAGCAGCACTGCCTGTTTTGGCCACCCGCAGGAGCTTCAGGAGCTTCACGTCGTCACCGGGTTCAGCTGTGGCAGGGGTCTTTGGCGCCATCTCACGATTCCAACACATTCCCGCCTGAGCCTCAAACGTCAAGGCCTGCCGGCATTGTGAGTTGTGCACTGTCGGTTCAATGGCCACATTCCTTTGCAGTTCTCTTTTCGTTCTTGATTTTTTGTTGATTCGCTTCTTTTTGAAAATGCCCGATGATGAGTTGCATGTAACTGCCGGGGCTTTTCGATGTCCAAGACACCACAACTGATCCACCTCCTAGAACATGGGGAAGATATGTCGTCCAACGCGTCGACGCGGTCTCCCGAGCTCCAACGACGAGACGACACCCGAGTCGTTTTCgtccgaggtcgagatgcTAAGTGCCTGGGCAGGCGCTTCCAACTTCCGTCAATACTACGCCAAGTAAGGCGGACACAACGACAACCCTGGTCGACGGCGCGATTCGACTCCACAGTCCGAACTCCCCCCCCGGCCGAGGGTTGGCGTTGGAGTAGTCAGTGGTGACATAAACAACCTTGCCTACTGACTCTCTGCCTGCCGGGCCCAgtttctcgtcgtcgcccagccgcCCAGCCGCCCAGGAAAGCAAGATACCGCCGACCGTTCGACCGATGTTGTGCCACCCATTCCACGCTGGCGGTATATCGCCATGACAGCTGTGGAACCTCTGGGGTTGACTGGATCCTCCGGGGAGGGATTGGCACGGGGTTGAGCCACGCTCTTTTTGAGGGGGAATCCGCTTCTGGGTCAACTCTGACGACATGAGGTTCAACAGTGGTGCGCTTTCCTCGGCTTACCGTCttctctcattctcatcgGCATCCCACATAGAGGGCAACTGCAGGCTTTAAAGACTGAAGCTATCGCCTCTGATTCACGTCTCGTTCCAGCCTTGATCACCTCCagccctctcctcctctcctcgcctccctctctctctctctcctctcttctctcacCTCACTTCTCTCCTCTCACTTCATCTCACTTACCTTACTCACCTCTCTCTACCACGACTACTCTTTGGTCCCTTGCGGCGGAACCGCAAGCTAGCAAGATGGGCGTCTCAGCCAAACAGCCAACGGCCAACGAGGCAAAGGCCGTCGGCCAGGAGCTCGCCAGCGTCCTCCCCAACGACGGCATCCGCTGGTGGAGGAAGAAGCACCTCCTCCGGCTCAACTTCTGcatcttctccttcatgCTCTTCACCAGCTCCAACGGCTTCGACGGCTCCATCATGAACGGCTTCCTGGCCCTGCCCCAGTGGCGCGAGTTCATGGGCAACCCGACGGGCGCCTGGCTCGGCCTCATCAACGCCATGTactccctcggcgccgtcgtcggatACCCGCTCTGCGCCATGCTCTGTAACCGCTGGGGCCGCAAGCTCGGCCTCTGGCTAAgcgtcgccttcgccctggccggcaccgccctgcagaccgccgcccccaacgtcgccgccttcatcgccgcccgTTTCCTCATGGGCGTCTCGCAGGGCctctccgtcggcgccccTCTCCTTATCGCCGAGAACGCGTTTCCCACGCACCGCGGCATCGCCTCCAGTATCTACAACTGCGGATGGTACATCGGGGCCATCGTTGCCGCCTGGGCGGTAAGCCTTTCTCTTCGTCTCCGTGTTTTCATTTCATCCTTGTTGATCCACACCTTGCAACATTCTTGCTGATCTTGTAACTTCTTCTTTTTGGGCAGACCTTTGGAACCAGAAACATGGAGGGCGACGTCTCCTGGCAGATCCCCTCAGGCCTGATGGCCCTGCTGCCCCTCATGACGGTTCCCGCGCTCATCATGATGGACGAATCGCCCCGGTGGCTCGTCTCCAAGGAccgagccgacgaggcgCGCGCCAACCTTGCCAGGACAcactgcggcggcg
The DNA window shown above is from Colletotrichum destructivum chromosome 2, complete sequence and carries:
- a CDS encoding Putative peptidase G1, concanavalin A-like lectin/glucanase domain superfamily, with the protein product MKFSAFILAAAGIVAAAPGTKLVQRNYSPLVPRSARARYSSAPNQRLSVDSLDLLKSTGEKNVDYSGNWAGAVKIGTGYNHVTGTITVPEVSGARGAAASAWVGIDGDTCQTAILQTGISFYADGTFDAWYEWIPDYAYNFNNFGVSVGDKIRMTVDASSKTKGVATLENLTTGQKVTHSFTSTPSSLCETNAEWIVEAFQENGSQVTLADFGTVTFTGAAASGSGGSVTAAGADIIDISPNNGRTVLAAGSVSGSTVTVKYVG